The Triticum dicoccoides isolate Atlit2015 ecotype Zavitan chromosome 6A, WEW_v2.0, whole genome shotgun sequence genome has a window encoding:
- the LOC119316810 gene encoding NADPH-dependent pterin aldehyde reductase-like, whose translation MTAGPKSGGGGAAAARAAAAGPRTVLITGVSRGLGRALALELARRGHAVVGCGRSADPIRSLEAEMGSPSRHFLTVADVRSDSSMGELAKAVVERKQIPDIIVNNAGTINKNNKTWNVPAEEFDTVVDTNIKGTANVLRHFVPLMIQKKHGMIINLSSGWGRSAAAEVAPYCASKWAIEGLTRSLAKELPPGLAAIALSPGVVNTDMLTSCFGSSAALYQSTEQWAPKAATMILSLSLEDNGASLTV comes from the exons ATGACGGCGGGGCCTAagagcggcgggggcggcgcggcaGCCGCGCGAGCGGCCGCTGCGGGGCCGAGGACGGTGCTCATCACGGGGGTCAGCCGGGGGCTGGGCCGAGCTTTAGCTCTGGAGCTCGCGCGCCGGGGGCACGCCGTCGTCGGCTGCGGCCGCTCCGCCGATCCCATCCGCTCCCTCGAGGCCGAGATGGGTTCCCCGTCTCGCCACTTTCTCACCGTCGCTGACGTC AGGTCTGACAGCAGCATGGGTGAATTGGCAAAGGCTGTTGTGGAAAGGAAGCAAATTCCTGATATCATAG TAAACAATGCTGGTACAATAAACAAGAATAACAAAACGTGGAATGTTCCAGCAGAAGAATTTGATACGGTGGTTGATACAAATATTAAAGGAACAGCAAATGTACTTCGCCATTTTGTACCACTTATGATACAGAAGAAACATGGGATGATAATCAATTTATCCTCTGGTTGGGGAAGGTCTGCTGCTGCAGAG GTTGCaccatattgtgcttcaaagtgggCTATTGAAGGTTTAACACGCTCATTAGCAAAGGAGTTGCCTCCTGGATTGGCAGCAATTGCTCTTAGCCCTGGTGTTGTGAATACCGACATGCTTACTTCATGCTTTGGAAGTTCAGCTGCGTTATACCAATCTACTGAGCAATG GGCACCCAAGGCAGCCACAATGATTCTAAGCCTTTCACTGGAAGATAATGGTGCCTCACTAACTGTATGA